A window of the Roseiconus lacunae genome harbors these coding sequences:
- a CDS encoding endonuclease/exonuclease/phosphatase family protein, producing the protein MKRISAAIAIACLAITFPVTAKEPLRVMSFNLRFGSANDGDNHWDKRKSYVASVVSDYAPDLMGTQETLAFQKDFLLEQVEGYDYFGRSRMNTPNEHCGIFYKADRFTKLAGGHFWLSESPEIPESKSWDSSLPRMATWVLLHDKKGADKPILFVNTHFDHRGRQARLESARLLAERINRLRSIASSPVVIVTGDFNCDANSEPYNALVGQPDLKDSYRDANPNVRPNEGTFNSWKGRSEGPRIDWIVVSKDAVVKEAAIVQTSFNDRYPSDHYPITATVSP; encoded by the coding sequence ATGAAACGAATCTCAGCCGCGATTGCTATCGCCTGCCTCGCCATCACTTTTCCCGTGACCGCAAAAGAACCGCTGCGTGTGATGAGCTTTAACCTACGCTTCGGTTCCGCGAATGATGGTGACAACCATTGGGACAAACGCAAGTCATACGTTGCCTCGGTTGTCTCCGACTATGCTCCCGATTTGATGGGGACCCAAGAGACGCTCGCATTTCAAAAAGATTTTTTGCTCGAACAGGTTGAGGGATACGATTACTTCGGTCGCTCTCGTATGAATACGCCTAACGAGCATTGCGGTATTTTCTACAAGGCAGATCGGTTTACGAAGTTGGCCGGTGGTCACTTTTGGCTGAGTGAATCACCGGAAATTCCAGAATCAAAGAGTTGGGATTCTTCGCTCCCGCGAATGGCGACATGGGTGTTGCTTCACGACAAGAAAGGTGCCGACAAACCCATTCTATTCGTCAACACTCATTTTGATCACCGAGGTCGACAGGCACGTCTTGAATCCGCACGCTTGTTGGCCGAACGCATTAACCGGTTGCGTTCCATCGCAAGCTCACCTGTCGTCATCGTGACCGGCGACTTTAATTGCGATGCAAACAGTGAACCTTACAATGCCTTGGTTGGCCAACCGGATCTTAAAGACAGTTACCGTGACGCCAATCCCAATGTTCGGCCGAATGAAGGGACCTTCAATTCGTGGAAAGGAAGGTCGGAAGGTCCGAGAATCGATTGGATCGTTGTCTCCAAAGATGCCGTCGTGAAGGAAGCTGCGATCGTGCAGACTTCATTCAATGATCGCTACCCTTCAGACCACTACCCCATCACCGCGACGGTGTCTCCCTAA
- a CDS encoding putative signal transducing protein, with amino-acid sequence MSTQNQFCVLREFGDQWSAVAIQSLLSAANISSHLVGTDPSTALSMGGAPTDSLIRVRVAEEDLPRAQALLRAHDEEKQHQSAWQCERCDEPNEPTFEYCWNCDAERSQIPARQPTVGVNNNEELAPFSTSERSGSPILHSANPYEATDLTGLANPVINREETEESVANYQYAMRRLILASICTLIIFPPLLSVLCLYLLATLPPRPQSIPVPFYRLAFVWGMMALSIGLGIMIRFGFLPGY; translated from the coding sequence ATGTCCACTCAGAATCAGTTTTGTGTCCTACGCGAATTCGGCGATCAATGGTCTGCCGTTGCGATCCAAAGCTTGTTGTCCGCGGCGAACATTTCATCGCACTTGGTCGGTACCGACCCCAGTACAGCCCTAAGTATGGGCGGTGCCCCGACTGATAGCTTGATTCGAGTCCGAGTCGCCGAGGAAGATCTCCCGCGGGCTCAGGCATTGCTTCGCGCTCATGACGAAGAAAAACAGCACCAGTCCGCGTGGCAGTGCGAACGGTGCGACGAACCGAATGAACCCACGTTTGAGTACTGTTGGAATTGTGACGCGGAACGTTCTCAAATTCCGGCTCGCCAGCCAACCGTCGGCGTCAATAACAATGAGGAACTCGCACCGTTCTCCACAAGCGAGCGATCAGGCTCACCGATCTTACATTCGGCGAACCCGTACGAGGCGACCGATTTGACGGGGCTTGCGAATCCCGTGATCAACCGAGAAGAAACGGAAGAATCGGTCGCCAACTATCAGTACGCGATGCGGCGTCTGATCCTCGCGTCGATTTGCACGCTGATCATCTTTCCGCCACTCCTGTCAGTGTTGTGTCTTTATCTGCTGGCAACGCTTCCCCCGCGACCACAGTCGATCCCCGTACCGTTTTATCGCCTTGCCTTTGTCTGGGGGATGATGGCGCTAAGCATTGGCTTGGGGATCATGATCCGCTTCGGATTTCTGCCGGGCTACTAA
- a CDS encoding glycosyltransferase family 2 protein, which translates to MSLGHPISVVVLAKNEASILGTCLASLRWADEVVVVDDQSTDNTVAVAEQFGARIVQHSFESFATQRNWALANAELQNEWVLMLDADEASTPAFAQQVQRSAARATSQTVAFRTCRKTMFAGRWLRYSDGFPVWIMRVVRNGFVQFTDQGHGEVPVPKVNGTIGVIPEAFIHAPFSRGLGDWWGRHIRYAEREAWLECQKEANLNWRQLVSQDASQRRAAVRSLSRRLPFRSGARFFYQYIIKRGFLDGTAGLQFCRMMACYEQMIVTKKWERLRTQTRIATPATQTVAMRKERPSAKWPTATR; encoded by the coding sequence ATGTCGTTGGGCCACCCGATTTCTGTGGTTGTACTTGCGAAAAACGAAGCATCGATCCTCGGCACCTGTTTAGCTTCTTTGCGTTGGGCCGATGAAGTCGTCGTCGTCGATGATCAATCGACAGACAACACGGTCGCGGTGGCAGAACAATTCGGGGCTCGTATCGTGCAGCATTCGTTCGAATCATTCGCGACACAGCGGAATTGGGCACTCGCGAATGCTGAGTTGCAAAACGAATGGGTCTTGATGTTAGATGCCGATGAAGCCAGCACTCCTGCATTCGCCCAGCAGGTGCAGCGAAGTGCTGCCCGTGCAACTTCACAGACAGTCGCCTTTCGAACATGTCGCAAAACAATGTTCGCCGGACGTTGGCTCCGCTACAGCGATGGTTTTCCGGTGTGGATCATGCGCGTCGTACGAAACGGGTTCGTACAATTCACCGACCAAGGGCACGGGGAAGTTCCCGTGCCGAAGGTCAACGGGACGATCGGGGTGATTCCAGAAGCGTTTATCCACGCACCGTTCAGTCGTGGACTAGGTGATTGGTGGGGAAGGCATATTCGCTACGCCGAACGCGAAGCTTGGCTAGAGTGCCAAAAAGAAGCGAACCTAAATTGGCGACAATTGGTGTCGCAAGACGCAAGTCAACGAAGGGCCGCAGTGCGATCGCTCTCGCGTCGACTGCCGTTTCGAAGTGGCGCCAGATTCTTTTACCAGTACATCATCAAACGCGGCTTCTTGGATGGAACTGCCGGACTGCAGTTTTGCAGGATGATGGCCTGCTACGAGCAGATGATCGTGACCAAGAAGTGGGAGCGTCTGCGAACCCAGACACGAATCGCAACACCGGCGACTCAGACGGTTGCGATGCGGAAAGAACGACCTTCGGCTAAGTGGCCGACAGCGACGAGATAG
- a CDS encoding LbetaH domain-containing protein, which produces MKQSVNGIDANRKTRHWSRREQIGRVLWSIASPLFRFSPKPCWAWRRSMLRIFGAKIGKNVRIHPSAKIFLPRNLSIDDWSSIGFDCLIYNLGRLEIGKRTTISQRSHLCGGTHDYRQTSLPLIKSAIVIGDDAWVCADAFIGPGITVGNGGIVAARAVAVSPVVPWTIVGGNPARWIKQRPVLNDESDLSD; this is translated from the coding sequence ATGAAACAGTCCGTCAACGGGATCGACGCCAATCGCAAAACTCGTCATTGGAGTCGTCGTGAACAGATCGGCCGCGTCCTGTGGTCGATCGCCTCGCCGCTTTTTCGTTTTTCGCCTAAACCATGTTGGGCTTGGCGACGAAGTATGCTTCGGATCTTTGGAGCCAAGATCGGAAAAAATGTTCGGATCCACCCATCGGCCAAAATTTTTCTCCCACGAAACTTGTCCATCGACGACTGGTCGTCCATCGGTTTTGATTGCCTGATCTACAACCTGGGACGCTTGGAAATCGGCAAGCGAACGACGATCTCGCAACGTTCGCACCTTTGTGGCGGAACGCACGACTATCGCCAAACCAGCTTGCCATTGATCAAATCAGCCATTGTGATCGGTGATGACGCCTGGGTCTGTGCCGACGCATTCATAGGCCCAGGAATCACCGTTGGTAACGGCGGAATCGTCGCGGCGCGAGCGGTCGCCGTTTCCCCGGTCGTCCCTTGGACGATTGTCGGCGGAAACCCTGCCCGTTGGATTAAACAGCGTCCGGTTCTCAACGACGAATCCGATTTATCTGACTAA